Proteins co-encoded in one Neodiprion lecontei isolate iyNeoLeco1 chromosome 3, iyNeoLeco1.1, whole genome shotgun sequence genomic window:
- the LOC107220232 gene encoding frizzled-2, translated as MGPCRGTTGALVALLILQGSLWGAESDSTIGASSGSPSGSGLGSSSSGGHSSLGGSTGNGRCEEITIPMCRSIGYNLTAMPNELNHDTQEEAGLEVHQFWPLVEIKCSPDLKFFLCSMYTPICLPEYSKPLPACRSVCERARAGCAPLMQQYGFSWPERMACERLPNHGDPENLCMEQDNHTSSAASSAPMPPPPRPTKPSRPTQPPRCKPGKNQKNCQNPPGERARECACRCRAPLVPLGVGGAVSSVAVGGAPSLGVGMGLGLPQDIAGVPDCALPCHGAFLTHEERGFAAVWLALWSGLCAASTLMTVTTFLIDTQRFKYPERPIVFLSACYFVVSLGYLARSVLGHEEIACEGPALRSGAQGPGACVTVFLMIYFFGMASSVWWVILAFTWFLAAGLKWGNEAIASYSQYFHLAAWLAPTAQTVWALLAGGVAGDPVAGVCTVAPEGVRTFILAPLLVYLLLGTSFLLAGFISLFRIRSVLKRQPGAKADKLEKLMIRIGVFSVLYTVPASAVLACHLYESTLRDEWLRSLACPCQPRARPLYSVLMLKYFMALAVGITSGVWIWSGKTLDSWRRLWRRLFGSGPGNTGVKGGVGRAGPQYPPPPAGGALLPPGSVASASQHHLHHHVLKQPPLSHV; from the coding sequence ATGGGTCCCTGTCGAGGCACGACGGGTGCTTTGGTGGCGCTGCTTATCCTCCAGGGAAGCCTTTGGGGCGCGGAATCGGATTCAACTATTGGCGCGTCGAGCGGAAGTCCCTCGGGATCGGGGCTTGGCTCTTCGAGTTCCGGGGGCCACTCGAGCCTCGGAGGTTCAACGGGTAATGGAAGGTGCGAGGAGATAACGATACCGATGTGCAGGTCGATCGGTTACAACCTGACCGCGATGCCGAACGAGCTCAACCACGACACGCAGGAGGAGGCCGGCCTCGAGGTCCATCAGTTCTGGCCCCTGGTCGAGATAAAGTGCTCGCCGGACCTCAAGTTCTTCCTCTGCTCGATGTACACGCCGATCTGTCTGCCGGAGTACTCCAAGCCGCTTCCGGCCTGCAGAAGCGTCTGCGAGAGGGCGAGAGCAGGCTGCGCACCGCTGATGCAGCAGTACGGGTTCTCCTGGCCGGAGCGGATGGCCTGCGAGCGGTTGCCAAATCACGGAGACCCGGAGAACCTCTGCATGGAACAGGACAACCACACTAGCAGCGCCGCTAGCAGCGCCCCCATGCCGCCCCCACCACGGCCGACGAAGCCGTCGAGGCCGACGCAGCCGCCGAGGTGCAAGCCgggtaaaaatcaaaaaaactgccaaaatCCCCCAGGGGAAAGGGCGAGGGAGTGCGCGTGTCGATGCAGAGCACCTCTCGTACCTCTGGGGGTCGGCGGGGCGGTAAGCAGCGTGGCCGTCGGGGGGGCGCCAAGTCTGGGGGTGGGGATGGGTCTGGGACTCCCGCAGGACATTGCCGGGGTCCCAGACTGCGCCCTACCCTGCCACGGCGCGTTTCTCACCCACGAGGAACGCGGGTTCGCGGCGGTCTGGCTCGCACTGTGGAGCGGCCTTTGCGCCGCAAGCACTCTCATGACCGTGACCACCTTCCTGATCGACACCCAACGCTTCAAGTACCCTGAACGGCCGATCGTTTTTCTCTCGGCGTGTTACTTCGTCGTGTCGCTGGGTTACCTGGCACGCAGCGTCCTAGGGCACGAGGAGATCGCTTGCGAGGGTCCGGCACTAAGGTCCGGGGCCCAAGGCCCTGGCGCCTGCGTCACGGTATTCCTGATGATATACTTCTTCGGTATGGCATCGTCGGTCTGGTGGGTCATACTCGCGTTCACTTGGTTCCTCGCCGCCGGTCTCAAGTGGGGTAACGAAGCGATCGCCTCCTACTCCCAGTACTTCCACCTCGCAGCCTGGCTCGCCCCGACGGCCCAGACCGTTTGGGCCTTACTGGCCGGCGGCGTCGCCGGCGATCCGGTCGCCGGAGTTTGCACCGTCGCTCCGGAGGGCGTTCGCACCTTTATTCTGGCTCCGCTACTCGTCTATCTGCTATTGGGCACGAGCTTCCTGCTGGCCGGGTTCATCAGCCTCTTCCGGATCCGGTCGGTCCTGAAACGTCAGCCCGGCGCGAAGGCCGACAAACTCGAGAAGCTCATGATTCGCATCGGCGTTTTCTCGGTCCTTTACACCGTGCCAGCTAGCGCGGTCCTTGCCTGTCACCTATACGAGTCCACCCTCAGGGACGAGTGGTTAAGGTCCCTGGCCTGCCCTTGTCAGCCGCGGGCACGACCTCTCTACTCGGTTCTCATGCTCAAGTACTTCATGGCCCTTGCGGTCGGCATCACCTCCGGTGTATGGATATGGAGCGGGAAGACCCTCGACTCCTGGCGGCGGCTGTGGCGTAGACTGTTCGGATCGGGCCCCGGCAACACCGGCGTCAAGGGGGGTGTCGGCCGCGCTGGGCCTCAGTACCCCCCACCACCCGCCGGCGGGGCTCTTCTCCCACCCGGCAGCGTAGCCAGCGCTTCTCAGCACCACCTTCACCACCACGTGCTCAAGCAGCCGCCCCTCTCGCACGTATGA